A window of Argopecten irradians isolate NY chromosome 1, Ai_NY, whole genome shotgun sequence contains these coding sequences:
- the LOC138318962 gene encoding zinc finger MYND domain-containing protein 12-like, giving the protein MTLNPLANPKGVKLACELCQKPAFIQCTKCRVTYYCGVEHQKADWMGIHEKICQSLIPLRQASPFLPSEEERQKRINHLNVKKRQMIDLTRTTGQKLLFEGRHEQAVPAAMQSLRFAIDVHGLASIELVPSYLILGEASIGLGRLSQAEEYLAQAQWTALKTPECSNAIKSKLYRNLGLLYAAKGQYDDSLRQHADDIYHASEEFGTDDIRTSGGYYHMANVFFRQGRMDIADTLYRQVADIWYRHLLQIVRVRTATPDIPKGIGPIISEGNLEEEDSLDEAQEAEAVQVLNAIYDMREHQSNRRAEDLAKVSHALAMLYFILMDISKAKEFGRKAVVASEGDSDDSLSRSVVEFMKILEAVK; this is encoded by the exons ATGACTTTAAACCCTCTCGCGAACCCAAAAGGGGTAAAACTTGCCTGTGAGCTCTGTCAGAAGCCTGCATTTATTCAATGCACGAAATGTCGTGTTACTTATTACTG CGGCGTAGAGCACCAGAAAGCAGACTGGATGGGAATTCATGAAAAAATCTGTCAAAGTCTCATTCCCCTGCGACAGGCATCACCATTCTTACCATCTGAAGAAGAACGACAGAAGCGCATAAACCACCTCAATGTTAAAAAG cgACAAATGATTGACCTCACAAGGACCACTGGTCAGAAGCTGTTATTCGAGGGTCGACATGAGCAAGCTGTACCAGCAGCTATGCAATCTCTCCGATTTGCTATAGATGTACATGGTCTAGCTAGCATAGAACTGGTGCCATCCTACCTGATACTGGGAGAGGCTAGTATTG GATTGGGTCGTTTGTCTCAGGCAGAAGAGTACCTTGCTCAGGCTCAATGGACAGCTCTTAAAACGCCAGAGTGTTCTAATGCAATCAAATCGAAACTCTACAGAAATCTTGGTCTTTTGTATGCAGCAAAAGGACAGTACGACGACTCCCTCCGACAGCATGCCGATGAT ATTTATCACGCCTCAGAAGAATTTGGAACAGACGACATCCGGACGTCTGGTGGATATTATCATATGGCTAATGTTTTCTTCCGTCAAGGCAGGATGGATATCGCAGACACCCTTTACAGACAG GTAGCTGATATCTGGTATAGACACTTACTGCAGATAGTCAGAGTACGCACTGCAACCCCAGACATCCCTAAAGGGATTGGCCCGATTATATCTGAGGGTAACCTAGAGGAAGAAGATAGCCTGG ATGAGGCACAAGAGGCTGAAGCTGTCCAGGTCCTTAACGCCATATACGACATGCGAGAACACCAGTCTAACCGACGCGCTGAGGACCTAGCCAAAGTCAGCCATGCATTGGCCATGCTTTACTTTATACTCATGGATATTAGCAAG gcCAAAGAATTTGGTAGAAAGGCAGTAGTAGCTAGCGAGGGAGACTCTGATGATTCTTTGTCTCGGTCCGTTGtggaattcatgaaaatattgGAGGCTGTAAAGTGA
- the LOC138318968 gene encoding uncharacterized protein has protein sequence MNLIVAAVLLFLSTGSLEAAVTVELDPTYSPGPVPANDSDRIYHSALYHPMSKPILAYLKVGGIVKKDFYGSCNITTVDIYAYNSTGGVTDTWESTGGQLCQYVNRMQYPKSYDPSFSWICGNSTTLVDVPVYAGELRADALYHAHTTVPPRDRAILFSVDYEGTVYTVITDPIEVTEYAQNITLATPPPTSTMANKGFNMDVHILDSSGNLITSGLDSTLDVTIKVAWLEGLSVMYHDDGYRNMLFYESVRLGGTDAVQSVSTHNKLITKRAIGGVASFTDIRLLDVHSCVRLNITLTMPRYPLFRLPTTMNEVKHVHTLTNGLNGYYINSTNDGGVFITDCITVTEQTAATINLLNSADIHTTVGANFPIEDAAILEIRDAAGDRVYSGQDANLTLTVTSSGGGCVSSDSQTVTAAHGQAVYAGSFCDVGSGFVLSFAGNSLVTPGALTGTSTNAFTVTNKIYIANFIDTYGSSATSDTGPFIDAFATYAIEDIANGYFPDLLPGRELHMNSYDVGKDGSKAPSAFQGMIDQGKADPSTKVRGIIGFGSNTATKKMASYLSANQMPSLATREDEAEFTDKTVYPYYSRLSWDLAAVAQCLMIACRDRNWKKMIIVREIDYQIHQVLYQKAALFGLDITEEVIIPKLLPTQYTPGVIDTQMEKIKNAGTKIIHLFAYAPLQWFIISEAIRHNISCYHGYEWGLLNDVGWHFPWANQHPLCQGPITCTMAWIGYFGVGGTYNVSGMMTPLWEHVMIKHTNFRRINYRGTAPRRSLNEVMAEWGKGYDAVRTYATAFTKMINESLTITGPSLTAAIRQVDIEGLSGRIHFQSDTGNRPGFLGMWVTSNPHPFDKTSSTATTVTFARILELAQENATMITEYKQQAKRPMDLPPWNHVIANDTIPPTQYKNKWNVTTSTGMVSASTQQLIIIPPGTGEPEQVVETEYTVAPFYCVDGCGGNAINEYDITQYQFGDCTNQDVCTCHPGYYGVTCDKMVCSCVFGHCDIPEVCICQNGYKGTRCEIPICNTISCGSNGHCSAPETCTCDSGYIGSSCGHSLAAVVVGSLLGAIVLTILLVFIIKYLLKRQRLAAALKNLDWLVKWDEVMVGDARALSFLSTAGDEFMQSNKTNICTWRSQKCFVQQFNCVSLNVEDEALRYEVVRIKETRHNNLITFVGACLEYPYVGLLTEVAPKGSLEDMLSNESIKLGWDFRFSLLKDICRGMEFLHRSDIGSHGRLKSSNCLVDNRWTCKIAGFGLPTLRYNGVRKLRPNVEDIPKPSELLWTAPEFLSKAKRLDDVRNGSKAGDIYSFAILLTEMCTREEPYTNELSYLDVADVLVLVQNKDAPQAAEAKQIWYKNGGDTTKSFRPKLADDCLPEEYAAKTGMRKLMESAWGVNPDNRPTFRQMLDKLNEIYPIKGELIDNLVNMLEKYSSNLEVIVADRTKELVAEKAKTEQLLSQMLPKKVMEDLKHGKPVEAESFECVTIFFSDIVGFTKIAGNSTPLQIVDLLNDLYTCFDSILDNYDVYKVETIGDAYVVVSGLPIRNGNLHAGEIATMSLDLMSAIGDFKIRHMPDETLQLRIGMHSGPAVAGVVGLKMPRYCLFGDTVNTASRMESNSVALRIHMSESTATILQVLTGYHLECRGQIEAKGKGKMTTYWLNGKDGFNKKLPGRELAASLSQHEFK, from the exons GATCACTGGAGGCAGCAGTTACTGTGGAATTGGATCCAACTTATTCACCAGGCCCTGTCCCAGCCAATGATTCCGACCGAATCTATCACTCAGCATTGTACCATCCAATGAGCAAACCTATTCTGGCCTACCTAAAGGTTGGTGGTATAGTGAAGAAAGATTTCTATGGCTCATGTAACATAACAACTGTTGACATATACGCTTACAACTCAACTGGCGGAGTGACAGATACCTGGGAAAGTACTGGAGGACAGCTATGTCAATACGTCAACAGAATGCAATACCCAAAAAGTTATGACCCAAGCTTTAG TTGGATTTGTGGTAATAGTACAACTTTAGTTGATGTGCCTGTTTATGCAGGTGAACTAAGAGCAGATGCACTTTACCATGCTCATACCACAGTTCCTCCCAGGGATCGAGCTATATTGTTTTCTGTCGATTACGAGGGCACAGTTTATACCGTTATTACAGACCCTATTGAAGTTACAG AATATGCTCAGAATATAACTCTAGCAACACCACCTCCTACTTCCACTATGGCCAATAAAGGTTTCAATATGGATGTACACATCTTGGATTCCAGTGGAAACCTGATCACATCTGGCCTTGATTCCACTTTAGATGTTACCATCAAGGTGGCATGGCTGGAAGGCTTGTCTGTCATGTACCATGACGATGGCTACCGTAACATGCTGTTCTATGAAAGT GTGAGACTTGGAGGTACTGATGCTGTACAGAGTGTGAGTACCCATAACAAGCTGATTACCAAACGAGCCATTGGAGGAGTTGCTTCCTTCACAGATATCCGTCTACTGGATGTCCACTCGTGTGTCCGTCTCAACATCACCCTTACCATGCCTAGATATCCTCTGTTTAGATTACCAACCACCATGAATGAGGTGAAACATGTCCACACACTGACCAATGGACTCAATGGCTATTACATCAATAGTACAAATGATGGCGGTGTTTTCATCACAGACTGCATCACTGTCACAG AACAAACGGCTGCTACAATAAACCTGTTGAATAGTGCTGATATACACACCACTGTGGGAGCTAACTTTCCCATAGAGGATGCTGCTATACTGGAAATTAGGGATGCCGCTGGTGACAGAGTCTATTCTGGTCAAGATGCCAATTTG ACACTGACTGTGACATCATCAGGTGGTGGCTGTGTATCCTCCGACTCACAGACTGTGACGGCCGCTCATGGACAGGCAGTGTATGCTGGCTCATTCTGTGATGTTGGATCTGGCTTTGTTCTCTCCTTTGCTGGAAACAGCTTAGTGACACCCGGCGCTTTGACTGGAACAAGTACCAATGCTTTTACAGTGACAA ACAAGATTTATATTGCGAATTTCATTGACACTTATGGCTCATCCGCAACATCAGATACAGGACCATTTATTGATGCATTTGCCACATATGCCATAGAAGACATAGCCAATGGGTATTTTCCAGATCTATTGCCAG GTAGAGAATTGCACATGAACAGCTATGATGTTGGAAAAGATGGCAGCAAGGCTCCAAGTGCATTTCAAGGGATGATTGACCAAGGCAAG GCTGATCCAAGCACAAAAGTTAGAGGAATTATAGGATTTGGTTCCAATACTGCAACAAAGAAAATGGCAAGCTACCTGTCAGCAAATCAAATGCCATCTTTAGCTACTAGGGAAgacgaagcagaatttacagACAAG ACAGTATATCCATACTACAGTCGACTGTCATGGGATTTGGCTGCTGTTGCACAGTGTCTAATGATTGCTTGCAGAGACCGAAACTGGAAAAAAATg ATTATTGTTAGAGAAATTGACTACCAGATACATCAGGTTCTCTATCAGAAAGCTGCCTTGTTCGGCTTGGATATTACAGAAGAG gTCATCATTCCCAAACTATTACCAACACAGTATACACCAGGTGTTATAGATACACAAATGGAAAAAATCAAAAACGCAGGAACAAAGATTATTCACTTGTTTGCTTACGCCCCTCTACAGTGGTTCATCATTAGTGAGGCTATCAG ACACAATATTTCCTGCTACCACGGATATGAATGGGGTCTTCTCAATGATGTTGGCTGGCATTTCCCCTGGGCCAATCAGCACCCACTCTGTCAAGGT CCAATTACCTGTACAATGGCTTGGATTGGTTACTTTGGTGTGGGCGGTACCTACAATGTCAGTGGAATGATGACACCACTCTGGGAGCATGTCATGATTAAGCATACCAACTTCCGCCGAATTAACTATCGTGGTACTGCACCAAGACGTTCCCTCAATGAG GTAATGGCAGAATGGGGCAAAGGATATGATGCAGTAAGAACGTATGCCACAGCTTTCACAAAGATGATCAATGAGAGTCTGACAATTACTGGACCATCTTTGACAGCTGCTATCAGACAG GTTGATATAGAAGGCTTGTCTGGAAGGATCCATTTCCAATCAGATACAGGTAATCGGCCTGGGTTTCTGGGAATGTGGGTTACCAGTAATCCCCATCCGTTTGATAAAACTTCGAGCACAGCCACG ACAGTCACATTTGCTCGTATATTGGAACTGGCTCAGGAGAATGCAACAATGATCACAGAGTATAAACAGCAAGCAAAACGTCCTATGGATTTGCCACCCTGGAATCATGTGATTGCTAACGACACCATTCCACCAACACAATACAAGAACAAATGGAA TGTGACTACCTCTACTGGAATGGTGAGCGCTAGTACACAACAGCTCATCATCATTCCACCGGGAACAGGTGAACCAGAACAAGTGGTGGAGACTGAGTACACTGTCGCACCATTCTACTGTGTCGACGGCTGTGGTGGTAATGCCATCAATGAGTACGATATCACACAGTACCAGTTTGGTGACTGCACCAACCAGGATGTCTGCAC ATGTCATCCTGGTTACTATGGAGTTACCTGTGATAAGATGGTTTGTAGCTGTGTGTTTGGCCATTGTGATATTCCTGAAGTCTGCATCTGTCAAAATGGTTATAAAGGAACTCGCTGTGAGATCCCAATTTGTAACAC GATCTCTTGTGGATCCAATGGTCATTGTTCGGCTCCGGAGACCTGTACCTGTGACTCTGGCTACATTGGATCGTCGTGTGGACATTCCCTAGCTGCTGTCGTTGTTGGCTCCCTATTAGGTGCCATTGTCTTAACGATCTTGCTTGTgttcatcatcaaatatttactGAAGAG GCAGAGGCTAGCAGCTGCTCTAAAGAATTTGGACTGGCTTGTCAAATGGGATGAGGTTATGGTAGGAGATGCGAGAGCTCTTAGTTTCCTTTCCACTGCAGGAGATGAATTCATGCAGTCTAATAAAACCAACATCTGTACCTGGAGGAGCCAGAAGTGCTTTGTTCAA CAATTTAACTGTGTGTCCTTGAATGTGGAAGATGAAGCGTTAAGGTATGAAGTTGTCCGCATCAAAGAAACCCGACACAACAATCTGATTACCTTTGTGGGAGCTTGTCTGGAATATCCTTATGTGGGACTTCTAACAGAAGTGGCACCAAAG GGAAGTCTGGAGGATATGCTGTCCAATGAGAGTATCAAACTCGGATGGGATTTCAGGTTTTCTCTTCTAAAAGATATTTGTCGTGGAATGGAATTTTTGCATAGGTCTGATATTGGATCTCATGGCAGACTGAAGTCCTCCAATTGTCTTGTCGACAACAGATGGACATGTAAAATTGCAG GATTTGGTTTGCCTACACTTCGCTACAATGGTGTAAGGAAACTTCGGCCAAATGTAGAAGATATACCTAAACCCAG TGAGTTACTATGGACAGCACCAGAATTTCTTTCAAAAGCCAAAAGACTTGATGACGTACGGAATGGATCTAAAGCCGGTGATATCTATTC GTTTGCAATTTTATTGACTGAAATGTGTACAAGAGAGGAACCTTACACAAATGAACTGAGCTATCTAGATGTTGCAGATGTTTTAGTTCTGGTACAGAACAAGGATGCCCCACAGGCTGCTGAAGCCAAACAG ATCTGGTACAAAAATGGTGGAGACACAACAAAATCATTCAGACCAAAGCTAGCTGATGACTGTTTACCAGAAGAATATGCAGCTAAAACTGGTATGAGAAAG CTCATGGAATCTGCCTGGGGTGTAAACCCTGACAATCGACCAACCTTCCGTCAGATGTTGGACAAACTGAACGAGATCTACCCCATTAAAGGAGAGCTCATTGATAACCTTGTCAACATG CTGGAAAAGTACTCGAGTAATTTGGAGGTAATTGTAGCTGATAGAACAAAGGAATTGGTGGCAGAGAAGGCAAAGACAGAACAGCTGCTAAGTCAGATGTTACCAAAGAAAGTTATGGAGGACTTGAAGCATGGCAAACCTGTGGAAGCAGAATCATTTGAATGTGTGACAATTTTCTTCAG TGACATTGTCGGATTTACCAAGATTGCTGGAAACAGTACGCCCCTACAGATTGTCGACCTCCTCAATGATCTCTACACCTGTTTTGACTCCATTTTGGACAATTATGATGTATACAAAGTGGAAACTATTGGAGATGCTT ACGTTGTGGTCAGTGGTCTTCCTATCAGGAATGGAAATCTTCATGCTGGTGAAATTGCAACTATGTCTCTTGACCTGATGAGTGCTATTGGAGACTTCAAAATCCGACACATGCCTGATGAGACACTACAGCTCCGTATTGGAATGCACTCTG GTCCTGCTGTGGCCGGTGTTGTTGGATTGAAGATGCCCCGTTATTGTCTCTTTGGAGACACAGTTAACACTGCTTCTCGAATGGAGTCCAATTCTGTTG CATTGAGAATCCACATGAGTGAGTCCACTGCCACCATTCTACAAGTCCTGACTGGGTATCATTTGGAGTGCAGAGGACAGATTGAGGCTAAG GGAAAAGGTAAGATGACAACTTACTGGCTGAATGGAAAAGATGGATTTAATAAGAAGCTGCCAGGCAGAGAACTCGCTGCATCATTGTCTCAGCACGAATTCAAGTGA